Proteins from one Roseovarius nanhaiticus genomic window:
- a CDS encoding branched-chain amino acid ABC transporter permease, protein MDVGFWLFQTLNALQLSMLLFLLSVGLTVIFGLMHFVNLAHGSLYAFGAYVAASTAGVVGYWGAFILGPIAVAAIGFILYATLIRRMRKSGPMAQVLVTFGLIFALLDITRIIWGDLALGIQLPPILSGRLSLGALEYPLYRVFIIVLGLVIFAALSLVLSRTQIGAMIRAGVDNDNMAACLGINVEKLFFAVFCVGCALAGLAGVVAAPILSVTPDMGLQILIPTLIVIVIGGLGSLKGAFIGSLIYGFVQTFGAVLVPSLASVIVYALLAVVLVTRPTGLFPAKV, encoded by the coding sequence ATGGATGTCGGTTTCTGGCTCTTTCAAACGCTGAACGCATTGCAGCTGTCGATGCTGCTCTTCCTGCTTTCCGTCGGGCTGACGGTCATTTTCGGATTGATGCATTTCGTGAACCTCGCCCACGGGTCCCTCTACGCGTTCGGCGCCTATGTCGCCGCTAGCACAGCAGGCGTGGTCGGCTATTGGGGCGCGTTCATCCTGGGGCCCATCGCTGTCGCTGCGATCGGGTTCATCCTCTACGCAACGCTGATCCGGCGGATGCGCAAATCCGGCCCGATGGCCCAGGTTCTGGTCACCTTCGGTCTGATCTTCGCCCTGTTGGACATCACGCGGATCATCTGGGGCGATCTGGCACTGGGCATCCAGCTGCCGCCGATCCTGTCGGGGCGCCTCTCGCTGGGCGCGCTGGAATATCCGCTTTACCGCGTGTTCATCATCGTTCTGGGTCTCGTTATCTTCGCTGCATTGTCCCTGGTCCTCAGCCGCACGCAGATCGGCGCCATGATCCGGGCCGGCGTCGACAATGACAACATGGCCGCCTGCCTTGGCATCAATGTCGAGAAGCTTTTTTTCGCGGTCTTCTGCGTCGGCTGCGCGTTGGCTGGCCTTGCGGGTGTCGTCGCGGCGCCCATCTTGTCGGTCACGCCCGATATGGGCCTTCAGATCCTAATCCCGACGCTGATCGTCATCGTGATCGGCGGGCTTGGCTCGCTCAAGGGCGCGTTCATCGGCTCGCTGATCTACGGCTTCGTGCAGACTTTTGGTGCGGTTCTGGTGCCGTCGCTGGCCTCGGTCATCGTCTATGCGCTGCTGGCGGTCGTGCTGGTGACGCGGCCCACTGGCCTCTTTCCGGCAAAGGTGTAA
- a CDS encoding branched-chain amino acid ABC transporter permease — MFRHTPLRIVTLLSLVAGMIVAAFTAGYFGLEILAEIIVLAILVVALDLVAGFGGMVSLCHGALLGFGAYAFAVLTGHFGWDAFPAMAAAIALTGMTGWIIGAICSGSHGIYFIMVTLAFGQMAYSFVFGSTFLGGDDGLGGISRPDLSAIGVNLNDSRSFVLYALVCAVIAYLFAAAFLRSGVGRSLVGVKQSEQRMRALGLVPWRTKAHAFGVSGLIAGLAGVLAAQHIMYISPGLLSWTVSGEALVVVILGGLGTLVGPIVGAVAFVLIKHEVSAITPYWHLVVGIILIAVVMSRANGMFGFVEARLEARRKRSIPGSKATSDLEGEVRDA; from the coding sequence ATGTTCAGGCACACTCCTCTTCGTATCGTGACATTGCTGTCCCTTGTTGCGGGCATGATCGTCGCGGCCTTCACCGCAGGCTATTTCGGGCTTGAAATCCTCGCCGAGATCATCGTCCTGGCCATCCTCGTCGTCGCGCTCGATCTGGTGGCGGGCTTCGGCGGCATGGTCTCGCTCTGCCACGGAGCCCTCTTGGGCTTTGGCGCATACGCCTTCGCGGTGCTCACCGGGCATTTCGGCTGGGACGCGTTTCCCGCGATGGCGGCGGCAATTGCGCTGACCGGCATGACCGGCTGGATTATCGGCGCGATCTGCTCGGGCAGTCACGGGATCTATTTTATCATGGTCACGCTGGCCTTCGGGCAAATGGCCTATTCCTTTGTTTTCGGCAGCACCTTTCTGGGCGGCGATGACGGCCTCGGGGGGATTTCGCGCCCCGATCTGTCGGCGATCGGCGTCAATCTGAACGACAGCCGGAGCTTCGTGCTCTACGCGCTGGTCTGCGCGGTGATCGCCTACCTTTTCGCCGCAGCCTTCTTGCGCTCGGGCGTCGGGCGCAGCCTTGTGGGCGTCAAGCAAAGCGAGCAGCGCATGCGCGCGCTCGGCCTCGTGCCGTGGCGCACCAAGGCGCATGCTTTCGGGGTGTCGGGCCTTATCGCAGGTTTGGCGGGTGTTCTGGCGGCGCAGCACATCATGTATATCTCGCCGGGCCTCTTGTCCTGGACAGTATCGGGCGAGGCACTGGTCGTCGTTATCCTGGGCGGTCTAGGCACGCTCGTCGGCCCGATAGTGGGCGCCGTGGCCTTCGTCTTGATCAAGCATGAGGTCAGCGCCATTACACCCTACTGGCACCTTGTCGTAGGTATCATTCTCATCGCCGTCGTGATGAGCCGGGCCAACGGCATGTTCGGCTTTGTCGAGGCGCGCCTCGAGGCGCGGCGCAAACGGTCGATACCAGGCAGCAAGGCGACGAGCGATCTGGAAGGGGAGGTGCGCGATGCTTGA
- a CDS encoding ABC transporter ATP-binding protein — protein MLELKGIESGYGDTQVLYGVDFNAQTGRVLAVLGRNGAGKSTTLKTIMGLLPLRAGTISLDGTVMNGTAPYDVARAGIGYVPETRDIFPSLTVRENLELAASRGRSGDWTMQTVTDLFPRLGERMDNGGQQLSGGEQQMLSIARALLLNPRLLILDEPTEGLAPIIVKLIHDKLQDLRSAGLSMVLVEQNFGFATSLADDVAIVSRGQVVWTGTPEGIRADTEMQHKWLGV, from the coding sequence ATGCTTGAACTCAAAGGAATCGAGTCGGGCTATGGCGATACCCAGGTCCTCTACGGCGTTGACTTCAATGCGCAGACGGGCCGGGTTCTGGCCGTTCTGGGCCGCAATGGCGCAGGCAAAAGCACTACATTGAAAACCATCATGGGCTTGTTGCCGCTGCGCGCGGGCACGATCTCGCTGGACGGGACGGTGATGAACGGCACCGCGCCCTACGATGTGGCCCGCGCCGGCATCGGCTATGTGCCCGAGACGCGCGATATCTTCCCGTCCCTGACCGTGCGCGAAAATCTCGAATTGGCGGCCTCGCGGGGGCGGTCCGGCGATTGGACCATGCAGACGGTCACCGACCTCTTCCCGCGCCTTGGCGAGCGGATGGACAATGGCGGCCAGCAACTTTCGGGCGGCGAGCAGCAGATGTTGTCCATCGCCCGCGCGCTTCTGCTCAATCCGCGTCTTTTGATCCTCGATGAGCCGACCGAGGGCCTCGCCCCGATCATCGTCAAGCTGATCCACGACAAGCTGCAGGACCTGCGCAGTGCGGGCCTGTCGATGGTTCTGGTCGAGCAGAATTTCGGCTTTGCGACGTCGCTGGCCGATGACGTGGCCATCGTGTCGCGCGGGCAAGTCGTCTGGACCGGGACGCCAGAGGGCATTCGCGCCGATACCGAAATGCAGCACAAATGGCTGGGGGTCTGA
- a CDS encoding RES family NAD+ phosphorylase — MRRKYLSDRGLVRLLPATYHKPPTLRGLVDSDAEADILADIEGMTNARLVAERGRNAHLDPRELAWRRRAADLRVYGDSHVNAAFTYTRKGGNRFNGEDRGAWYCAWNVLVSIAEVAYHRTRELGFTGYFHDEARYIELHADFIGSFDDMADTPDHPALHPDPATGYPEGQRLALELRRAGARGLVYPSVRAPEGNCLVCFDPQAVQNVRPGASWSLRWTGSPEYEAQHIAA; from the coding sequence GTGAGGCGGAAATACCTCTCGGATCGCGGCCTCGTCCGTCTGTTGCCTGCGACCTATCACAAGCCGCCTACGCTGCGCGGTCTGGTTGATAGCGATGCCGAAGCCGATATCCTGGCCGATATCGAAGGCATGACCAACGCGCGCCTTGTGGCCGAGCGGGGCCGCAACGCGCATCTGGACCCGCGCGAGCTTGCCTGGCGCCGGCGCGCCGCCGACCTGCGCGTTTACGGCGACAGCCACGTCAACGCGGCCTTCACCTATACGCGCAAGGGCGGCAATCGCTTTAATGGCGAAGATCGCGGCGCATGGTACTGCGCGTGGAACGTCCTCGTCTCAATTGCCGAGGTCGCCTATCACCGCACCCGCGAACTGGGCTTTACCGGATATTTCCACGACGAGGCGCGCTATATCGAGTTGCACGCGGATTTCATCGGCAGTTTCGACGACATGGCGGACACCCCCGATCATCCTGCGCTCCATCCCGATCCGGCCACCGGATACCCCGAAGGCCAGCGACTGGCGCTGGAATTGCGCCGGGCTGGCGCGCGGGGGCTGGTTTATCCGTCGGTTCGCGCGCCCGAAGGAAATTGCCTGGTCTGCTTTGATCCCCAGGCGGTTCAGAACGTGCGACCCGGTGCATCCTGGTCGCTCAGGTGGACGGGCTCACCCGAGTATGAGGCGCAGCACATCGCGGCCTGA
- a CDS encoding antitoxin Xre-like helix-turn-helix domain-containing protein — translation MHIALEQHDPTDIATVALKAYARITDAWGLTLREAAGLADMSDSTWKRAKKPGYSGDLTKDQLLRLSALIGIYKALDLYFSAPLASDWMTRANTGPLFGGARPVDTAIDGGLPQILTIRTYLDALRGGA, via the coding sequence ATGCATATCGCTCTTGAACAGCACGACCCTACCGACATCGCAACTGTCGCACTCAAGGCCTACGCGCGCATCACGGATGCGTGGGGGCTTACATTGCGCGAGGCGGCTGGGCTGGCCGATATGTCGGACAGCACTTGGAAGCGCGCGAAAAAGCCTGGATATTCCGGCGATTTGACCAAGGATCAGCTGCTACGCCTGTCGGCGCTGATCGGTATCTACAAGGCGCTCGATCTTTATTTCTCGGCGCCGTTGGCCAGTGACTGGATGACGCGGGCCAACACCGGACCTCTCTTTGGCGGTGCGCGGCCCGTCGACACCGCCATCGACGGCGGCTTGCCCCAAATCCTGACCATCCGAACCTATCTTGACGCGCTTCGGGGCGGCGCGTGA
- a CDS encoding VOC family protein, with product MRKIQTQGVHHITILGADRQTSIDFWEGVLGMPFIFDQPNLDDPEEGHLYFDPGDGRLITIFTNEGRTPDATPVRDTVGGLHHLALNVSQATFWQVPARLDARGVSHSGPVDRGFMDSIYFRDPLGLRLELASYRFEPPEGCRHADVMITAHRIRVARGDDHIDREHLADAIEDLARTRHASLSEDRGPRNPYRR from the coding sequence CTGCGAAAAATTCAAACGCAAGGCGTGCATCATATTACTATCCTCGGTGCAGACCGGCAGACCTCGATCGACTTCTGGGAGGGGGTGCTGGGGATGCCATTCATTTTCGATCAGCCCAATCTGGACGATCCCGAGGAAGGGCATCTTTATTTCGATCCCGGCGACGGCCGCCTGATTACGATCTTCACCAATGAGGGCCGCACGCCCGATGCCACCCCAGTGCGCGATACGGTCGGCGGTCTGCATCACCTTGCCCTCAATGTCAGTCAGGCAACGTTCTGGCAGGTGCCGGCGCGGCTGGACGCGCGGGGCGTATCGCATTCAGGCCCGGTCGACCGTGGGTTCATGGATTCGATCTATTTCCGCGATCCGCTGGGCCTGCGGCTCGAGCTTGCCAGCTATCGGTTTGAGCCGCCCGAGGGTTGCCGCCATGCGGATGTGATGATCACGGCCCACCGCATTCGCGTGGCGCGCGGCGATGATCACATCGACAGGGAGCATCTGGCCGATGCGATCGAGGACCTGGCCCGCACTCGCCACGCATCGCTGTCGGAGGATCGCGGCCCACGCAATCCGTATCGGCGTTAG
- a CDS encoding LytS/YhcK type 5TM receptor domain-containing protein encodes MLLLLPQFIASLALVVFLSSLYGVARAHLRTTRAQTLLGLSFGIVAMLQMSAPLELMEGVILDMRNVPIALAGAFLGWRGALLCLSMAVMTRISIGGAGMISGVAGMMVSCTAGYLWSRATLTVQKRSLRQFAVLGLAVSSHMLTAILLPWEACIAFFSGAALPMMALNLASIPLAAAFFERERMHMISEAQRATYDPFDEVSGLARLGHFRREAMALARSDSNGRIAGLMAVEIHGARALKRELGAATYAQLLGAIRLRLAPFLLPDMPPAALAEDGRLILPLEFRQVAERDDVETQMRRILSDMAYQMENAAILRVGFTLRAFPAPTVQDLEQVLDDIALCRPITAEPEEVGPKTPRTKRRGRGTSLPPARRNVRHDRLFAAANVLLATKDS; translated from the coding sequence GTGCTGTTGCTACTGCCTCAATTCATCGCTTCCCTCGCGCTCGTCGTGTTTCTGTCATCGCTCTACGGAGTCGCGCGCGCGCATTTGCGCACCACACGGGCACAGACCCTTCTGGGCCTTTCTTTCGGCATCGTCGCCATGCTGCAAATGAGCGCGCCTCTGGAGCTGATGGAAGGTGTCATCCTGGACATGCGCAACGTCCCAATCGCCCTTGCCGGTGCCTTTCTCGGGTGGCGCGGCGCGCTGCTCTGTCTGTCGATGGCGGTCATGACGCGCATCTCCATCGGCGGCGCCGGCATGATCTCGGGCGTGGCGGGCATGATGGTGTCCTGCACGGCAGGCTATCTGTGGTCGCGCGCTACCCTGACCGTCCAAAAACGGAGCCTGCGCCAATTCGCGGTGCTGGGGCTTGCCGTGTCATCCCACATGCTCACTGCGATCTTGCTGCCCTGGGAGGCGTGCATCGCGTTTTTCAGCGGCGCAGCTCTGCCAATGATGGCGCTCAACCTCGCGTCCATCCCCCTTGCGGCCGCGTTTTTTGAGCGCGAGCGCATGCATATGATCTCCGAGGCGCAGCGCGCCACGTATGATCCGTTCGATGAGGTCAGCGGTCTTGCACGCCTCGGCCATTTCCGGCGCGAGGCGATGGCACTCGCGCGCAGCGACAGCAACGGGCGGATCGCCGGGCTGATGGCCGTCGAAATTCACGGCGCCCGGGCGCTGAAGCGCGAACTTGGCGCCGCAACCTATGCGCAACTGCTGGGCGCCATACGCTTGCGGCTTGCACCTTTCCTTTTACCGGATATGCCCCCGGCCGCGCTGGCCGAGGACGGGCGCCTCATCCTGCCGCTGGAGTTCCGCCAAGTGGCCGAGCGCGACGACGTCGAAACGCAAATGCGGCGCATCCTGTCGGACATGGCCTACCAGATGGAGAATGCGGCGATCCTGCGCGTCGGCTTTACCTTGCGCGCCTTTCCTGCCCCGACGGTGCAAGATCTGGAACAGGTACTAGACGATATCGCACTGTGCCGCCCTATCACGGCAGAACCGGAGGAGGTCGGCCCCAAGACACCCCGCACCAAGCGGCGCGGGCGCGGCACCTCTTTGCCCCCTGCGCGGCGGAACGTGCGGCATGATCGGCTGTTTGCCGCTGCCAATGTGCTCTTGGCGACCAAGGACAGTTGA
- a CDS encoding CHAP domain-containing protein, which yields MTITTRRTVWRAAPLLCAAAIALSACSGAPRVDDTPSFGGIDPVREAMALREASALRAKGQRVWCVPFARNVSGINIRGNAHTWWGKAKGTFDQSNQPVVGAVMSFRSTPSMPLGHVAVVSEVIAKDRILIDHANWHRDQVSQDMAVIDVSKNGDWSAVRVETNPDAFGSVYPINGFILPPPDQG from the coding sequence ATGACCATCACGACACGCCGAACCGTATGGCGCGCCGCGCCTCTGCTATGCGCCGCCGCCATCGCCCTTTCGGCTTGTTCCGGCGCACCGCGCGTCGATGACACACCAAGTTTCGGCGGTATCGATCCGGTCCGTGAGGCAATGGCCCTGCGCGAGGCATCGGCCCTGCGCGCCAAGGGCCAGCGCGTCTGGTGCGTTCCCTTCGCCCGCAATGTCAGCGGCATCAATATCCGCGGCAACGCCCATACCTGGTGGGGCAAGGCCAAGGGCACGTTCGATCAGTCGAACCAGCCGGTCGTCGGCGCAGTCATGTCCTTCCGCTCGACGCCGTCAATGCCGCTGGGCCATGTCGCAGTTGTGTCCGAAGTGATCGCAAAGGACAGGATCCTGATAGACCACGCCAACTGGCACCGCGACCAGGTGAGTCAGGATATGGCCGTCATCGACGTGTCGAAAAACGGCGATTGGTCTGCGGTTCGGGTCGAGACGAATCCCGACGCCTTCGGCAGCGTCTATCCGATCAATGGCTTCATCCTGCCGCCGCCCGATCAGGGCTAG
- a CDS encoding methyltetrahydrofolate cobalamin methyltransferase gives MTRTIVESKTKTAVIGFDEPFCVIGERINPTGRKKLAAELEAGDFSTIELDAVAQANCGATVLDINAGVVYNSNPNPNETEPPLMTKIVELVQGLVDLPLCIDSSVPAALEAGLKACEGRPLLNSVTGEEDRLEFVLPLVKKYNVPVVAISNDDTGISEDPDVRFAVAKKIVERAADFGIPAHDIVVDPLVMPIGAMGTAGLQVFTLVRRLREELGVNTTCGASNISFGLPNRHGINNAFLPMAMGAGMTSAIMNPVALPVPPSKIAEKRAEVAATGLEIPEDMDDETFCQLFGLGSTMPKPGKEMEAIRAANFLTNNDPHGGAWIEFNKQAPKAGHEGRGRAGRTGGRRRR, from the coding sequence ATGACCCGCACGATCGTCGAGAGCAAAACGAAAACCGCCGTCATCGGCTTTGACGAGCCCTTTTGCGTCATCGGCGAGCGCATCAATCCCACCGGCCGCAAGAAACTGGCCGCCGAGCTGGAGGCGGGCGATTTCTCGACCATCGAGCTGGACGCCGTGGCGCAGGCCAATTGCGGCGCGACCGTGCTCGATATCAACGCGGGCGTCGTCTACAATTCGAACCCCAACCCGAACGAGACCGAGCCGCCCCTGATGACCAAGATCGTCGAACTGGTGCAGGGCCTTGTCGATCTGCCGCTCTGCATCGACAGCTCGGTTCCTGCCGCTTTGGAGGCGGGGCTGAAGGCGTGTGAAGGCCGGCCCCTTCTGAACTCGGTCACAGGCGAAGAGGACCGGCTGGAATTCGTGTTGCCCTTGGTCAAGAAATACAACGTCCCGGTCGTGGCGATTTCCAACGACGACACCGGCATCTCCGAAGATCCCGACGTGCGTTTCGCCGTCGCCAAGAAGATCGTCGAGCGTGCCGCCGATTTTGGCATCCCCGCGCATGACATCGTGGTCGATCCACTGGTCATGCCGATCGGCGCGATGGGCACCGCGGGCCTGCAGGTCTTTACCCTCGTGCGGCGCCTGCGCGAAGAGTTGGGCGTCAACACCACCTGCGGAGCGTCCAACATCAGCTTTGGCCTGCCCAACCGCCACGGCATCAACAACGCCTTCCTGCCGATGGCGATGGGTGCGGGCATGACCTCGGCCATCATGAACCCGGTCGCCCTGCCCGTTCCGCCTTCGAAGATCGCCGAAAAGCGCGCCGAAGTCGCCGCGACGGGCCTAGAGATCCCCGAGGACATGGATGACGAAACCTTCTGCCAGCTTTTCGGCCTCGGCAGCACCATGCCCAAGCCCGGCAAGGAAATGGAGGCGATCCGTGCCGCCAACTTCCTGACCAATAACGACCCGCATGGCGGTGCTTGGATCGAGTTCAACAAACAGGCCCCGAAGGCCGGTCACGAGGGCCGCGGCCGCGCAGGCCGCACCGGCGGGCGCCGCCGGCGCTGA
- a CDS encoding 5,10-methylenetetrahydrofolate reductase: MALLNFKKRAAPETATPPAAVEALLKDYSIEVMPRTAEKVENFRDLLPEGTRVYIAHIEGTPIEDMVATAKRLAKDGYPVMPHFPARIIKDRATLADWIARYQGEAGVDQALVLAGGVAAPHGEYHSSMQLLESGEFGKAGFKRLHVAGHPEGNRDIDPSGGMDNVSAALKWKQAFSETSDAEMAIATQFAFEAGPIIEWADTLKANGINLPIHIGIAGPAKLQTLIKFAIACGVGPSLKVLQKRAMDVTKLLLPYEPNDVIGALAAHKAANPDFNITNVHFFPLGGIKANATWAIDNAGASGVPASAQ, from the coding sequence ATGGCCCTTTTGAACTTCAAGAAGCGCGCCGCGCCCGAGACTGCCACGCCGCCCGCCGCCGTCGAGGCGCTACTCAAGGATTATTCGATCGAGGTGATGCCGCGCACCGCCGAGAAGGTCGAGAACTTCCGCGATCTGCTGCCCGAAGGCACGCGCGTCTATATCGCCCATATCGAGGGCACGCCCATCGAGGACATGGTCGCCACGGCCAAGCGTCTGGCCAAGGACGGCTATCCGGTCATGCCGCATTTCCCCGCGCGCATCATCAAGGATCGCGCCACGCTGGCCGACTGGATCGCGCGCTATCAGGGCGAGGCAGGCGTCGATCAGGCGCTGGTGCTGGCGGGCGGCGTTGCGGCGCCCCATGGCGAGTATCACAGCTCCATGCAGCTATTGGAGTCGGGCGAGTTCGGCAAGGCAGGCTTCAAACGGCTGCATGTCGCGGGCCATCCCGAGGGCAACCGCGATATCGACCCCTCGGGCGGTATGGACAACGTAAGCGCCGCGCTGAAATGGAAGCAGGCGTTTTCCGAGACGTCGGATGCCGAGATGGCAATCGCCACGCAATTCGCTTTCGAGGCGGGCCCGATCATAGAATGGGCGGACACGCTGAAGGCCAATGGCATCAACCTGCCCATCCATATCGGCATCGCCGGCCCTGCCAAGCTGCAAACGCTGATCAAGTTCGCCATCGCCTGCGGCGTCGGCCCGTCGCTGAAGGTGCTGCAAAAGCGCGCGATGGACGTGACCAAGCTTTTGCTGCCCTACGAGCCGAACGACGTCATAGGCGCGCTGGCGGCGCACAAGGCGGCCAATCCCGACTTCAACATCACCAATGTGCATTTCTTCCCGCTTGGCGGTATCAAGGCGAATGCGACATGGGCCATCGATAATGCAGGCGCCTCGGGCGTCCCTGCTTCGGCTCAATAA
- a CDS encoding virulence factor: protein MVDVTIVYWRDIPAQVIVGKGRRGAKKQLPERFEQAIDRAAMKTGAGGTDDYLAEWRKAAPYPVEGEPAEVAEAEAARLDAEYDRDRIKALIANDGWNTAQAAPEA from the coding sequence ATGGTCGACGTCACCATCGTCTACTGGCGGGACATCCCCGCACAGGTCATCGTCGGCAAGGGACGCCGCGGCGCGAAGAAGCAGCTGCCCGAGCGATTCGAGCAGGCGATCGACCGCGCGGCCATGAAAACCGGCGCAGGCGGCACAGACGATTACCTGGCCGAATGGCGCAAGGCCGCGCCCTACCCCGTCGAGGGTGAGCCCGCCGAAGTGGCCGAGGCCGAGGCGGCGCGGCTGGATGCGGAATACGACCGCGATCGCATCAAGGCGCTGATCGCAAATGATGGATGGAACACCGCGCAGGCGGCCCCCGAAGCATGA
- a CDS encoding Ppx/GppA phosphatase family protein — MTPKRPEGAGAVPKPVESPAPIPPDRPPLYAALDLGTNSCRMLIAEPRGSQFRVVDSFSKSVQLGAGLEKTGQLSRASIGRTIQALRVCQQKLKRHKVASMRLVATEATRRAGNGAAFMARVRRETGLTLDVITPLEEAQLAVVSCAPLVAPETDQLLVVDIGGGSTELVWIDLTDVPPADRSRAIMRLHGGFNAGSGGDGPRARVVDWISVPLGVATLRDQFHDVADDAARFALMSWFFEENLTEFAPYKSEQSRKGFQIVGTSGTVTTVAASHLNLRRYDRNRVDGLRMTSDQIDTVIRGYLALGPEGRRNDPRIGLDRHALIMSGAAILQALLRCWPTDRLSVADRGLREGMLYAQMSADGVLSTQEDA, encoded by the coding sequence ATGACGCCCAAGCGTCCCGAAGGTGCGGGCGCTGTCCCGAAACCGGTTGAAAGCCCCGCGCCGATACCGCCCGATCGCCCGCCTCTCTATGCTGCGCTCGATCTGGGTACAAATAGCTGCCGGATGCTGATCGCGGAGCCCCGCGGCAGTCAGTTCCGCGTGGTCGACAGCTTCAGCAAGTCTGTTCAGCTGGGCGCCGGTCTGGAAAAGACGGGGCAGTTGTCGCGCGCCTCGATCGGGCGGACTATTCAGGCGTTGCGCGTCTGCCAACAGAAACTCAAGCGCCACAAGGTGGCATCCATGCGGCTCGTCGCGACCGAGGCCACCCGACGTGCGGGCAACGGTGCCGCGTTCATGGCGCGTGTGCGCCGCGAGACGGGGCTGACGCTGGACGTCATCACCCCGCTCGAGGAGGCGCAGCTGGCCGTTGTCAGCTGTGCGCCGCTGGTGGCGCCCGAAACCGACCAGCTCTTGGTCGTGGATATCGGCGGCGGCTCGACCGAGCTGGTCTGGATCGACCTCACCGATGTCCCCCCCGCAGACCGCAGCCGCGCGATCATGCGGCTGCATGGCGGCTTCAACGCAGGCAGCGGCGGGGACGGCCCACGCGCCCGCGTCGTCGACTGGATCAGCGTGCCATTGGGCGTCGCCACCTTGCGCGATCAGTTCCATGATGTGGCCGACGATGCCGCGCGCTTTGCCCTCATGAGCTGGTTTTTTGAGGAGAATCTCACCGAATTCGCCCCTTACAAGAGCGAGCAATCGCGCAAGGGATTTCAGATCGTCGGGACCAGCGGCACCGTCACCACTGTCGCGGCCAGCCATCTGAACCTCAGGCGCTACGATCGCAACAGGGTGGACGGGCTGCGCATGACGTCCGATCAGATCGACACGGTCATTCGCGGCTATCTCGCGCTTGGCCCGGAGGGGCGGCGCAACGATCCGCGGATCGGGCTTGACCGCCATGCGCTGATCATGTCTGGGGCAGCGATACTGCAGGCACTCTTGCGCTGCTGGCCGACGGACCGCCTCTCTGTGGCGGATCGCGGCCTGCGCGAGGGGATGCTGTATGCTCAAATGTCGGCGGATGGCGTGCTGAGCACGCAGGAGGATGCATGA
- a CDS encoding RlmE family RNA methyltransferase gives MNKGPDGKNTSGRGQRDLTIKVKSARGRTASSTRWLQRQLNDPYVKRAQNEGYRGRAAYKIMELDDKFRFLVPGARVVDLGCAPGGWIQVAVPRINALGEKGGKAVGTILGVDLQEVEPIAGATIHQLDFMDEGADDKVKEWLGGMADVVMSDMAASSSGHKQTDHLRIISLCEAAAYLAFDVLEVGGTFVSKVLAGGAEGELQKLLKQRFDKVANVKPPASRSDSSEKFVVATGFRG, from the coding sequence ATGAACAAGGGACCGGACGGCAAGAACACGTCGGGGCGTGGCCAGCGTGACCTGACGATCAAGGTCAAGTCGGCGCGCGGGCGCACGGCGTCGTCCACGCGCTGGCTGCAACGGCAGCTCAACGACCCGTACGTCAAACGCGCTCAGAACGAGGGCTATCGTGGGCGCGCCGCCTACAAGATCATGGAACTCGACGACAAGTTCCGCTTTTTGGTGCCCGGCGCGCGCGTCGTCGACCTGGGCTGCGCGCCCGGTGGCTGGATTCAGGTGGCCGTACCGCGCATCAATGCGCTTGGCGAGAAAGGTGGCAAGGCCGTCGGCACGATCCTTGGTGTCGATCTGCAAGAGGTCGAGCCCATCGCGGGCGCGACTATCCACCAGCTCGATTTCATGGACGAGGGCGCCGACGACAAGGTCAAGGAATGGCTGGGCGGCATGGCCGATGTGGTGATGTCCGACATGGCCGCCTCATCCTCGGGGCACAAGCAAACGGACCATCTGCGCATCATTTCGCTCTGCGAGGCGGCCGCCTATCTGGCCTTTGACGTGCTGGAAGTGGGCGGTACCTTTGTGTCCAAGGTGCTAGCGGGCGGCGCCGAGGGCGAGTTGCAAAAGCTGCTCAAGCAGCGCTTTGACAAGGTGGCGAACGTCAAGCCGCCTGCCTCCCGCTCGGACAGCTCCGAAAAATTCGTGGTTGCGACAGGTTTCCGCGGCTGA